Below is a window of Myxococcus guangdongensis DNA.
GAAGGACATGGCGAGGCTCCTGGCGCGGGAGGTCGGGAGGAGTCCCGGCCTGACGCTGCTCAAGATGCGTCGGGGGCCTTGGCCTGGGCTTGAACGAACTGGCTGCGACGTTGGAGGAAGGAGGGCGTGGTGCCGAACATGCGCCGGAAGGTGCGCGTCAGGTGGGCGGAGTCGGAGAAGCCGGCGGCGTGCGCGGCCTCCCCGGCGGTGCGCCCGGAGGCGATGGCGCCGGCGGCGCGTTGGAGTCGGAGCCAGAGGAGATAGGGGCGCAGGGGCACGCCGGTGGACTCGGTGAAGGCGTGCATCAGGCGGCCGGAGGAGAGCCCGGCGACCTCGGCGAGGGCTTCGAGGGAGGTGTCCTCGGGAGCGGGGTCGGAGCGCAGGTGGCGCAGGAGTTTGCGCACGCGCGGGTGCATGCGAGGTGCGTTGGTGGTGCTGGGGCCGGCGAGGGCTTCCAGCGTGGACTCCATCCACGGGCCGATGTCCGCGTGGGGGATGGGGCCCTCGCGCGGCAGACTGGAGAGCAGGGCGTCGCGCGCGGCCTCGTCGAAGAGGCGGACGGATTCGGTGAGCGAGGCGCGCAGGCGCAGGCCGTCGTGGCTCTCGGGTTCGACGAAGAGGAGGATGACCTCCGCGCCTCGGGCATCGAGCGCGTGCGGGACATCGGGACCGACGAGGACTCCGGCCGCGCGCGCGTCCTTCTTGGCCGAGTCCACGCGAATGGAGAGCGTGCCCGTGCGGCACAGCATGAGGTGCATCGCGTGGTGGGCATGCTTCGACGACATGTCCCCAGGGCCCCACATGGCGAGCGCGGCCGGCCACACCACCAAGGGCATGTCCGGCCACGGAGCGCGAGGAGCGAGGTCAGGGGGTCGGGCGAGCAGCATCCGCCCGCAGGTTACCAGCGGTCCCTGAGCGATGTGTGCTCAGAGGGGTTCGCCAAGCTGGCGAAGTCGCTCGGCTGCCTTAGAATGGCCCGCACTTGCGGCGCTCCTGAAATGCTGAACAGCTCTCGTCTTGGACTTGGGGACCCCCAGACCTTCTGAATAGATCTGTCCCAGGCTGAAGAACGCACTGGTGCTGCCTTGCTTTGCTGCCCGCTGATACCACCGAATCGCCCCCAAGTAGTCCGGAGAGCCTCGCGCCCCATTGAGCAATAGCCAGCCCAATGTACATTGAGCGTTAACATCCTCAAGGTTCGCCGCTTTCTCATACAGCCGAATCGCTCGCTCCAGGCTCTGCTTGACGCCTTTGCCTTGCTCGTAGGCAGTCGCGAGGCTGTAGATGGCCGCAGCGCTACCTCGCCGAGCACTTGCGCGGTAGAGGATTACCGCCTCGGCCCATTGGCTTGGAATGGGACTCGCAAAGAGAAGATTTGCCAGATTTGACTGAGCTTCCGAGAGTCCAATAGCAACGGCCCTCCTGTACCAGTTCTCCGCAAGCCTCCTATTCTTCCGGATCTGCGTCCCCTGTTCATAGAACAGACCGAGATTGAATGCTGCAACTGAGTCACCTTGGGCGACGGCTTTTTTGAGCCACCGTAGCGCTTGCCCGGCATCCCGTTGGACTCCATCTCCGTACATGAGATGGAGTCCGACGTTTGTCATTGCCTCAATTCTTCCGGCGCGTGCAGCTACAAGGTACGCATGGAAAAGAGCTCTGCGAGGCATGTCGGGTACGTCTTCGAGATCCCAAGCTCTTTCCATTGCGGCGATATCCAAGGGTTCGATTGAATCCTTCGGGGAGTGGCCCGCTGCTACTTTTTTCCGTCGCACCATTCGTTGAATCCGGGAGGCTTGGGTTTGATTGTCTTCTTGCCGGATTGGGGCGCCCGTATTCGAGTTTGCCTGGTTAGTCCGGTGTTGGGTGTGTTTGTTTTAAGGGGTTGTTTGTTTGGTGCGAGTTGCCAGAGAAGCCGCGTTCTCCTTTTCCCATGGGGCAAGCGCCCGGAGGTACAGGCGGATTTTGCGAAATATCATCGGCTGGCGGATCCCAGGGCATTGGAATCCAGGGGCAGGCTCCTGGGTGTGTAGCGCAATATCCAACGGCTGCGCCGACTGCCGCCCCAATGGGACCGCCAACCGCTGCGCCAGCAATTGCCACTGCAACCGGGTTTTCTTCCATTGGGTCATTGTAGGTGAGAGGGTTATTGGATGCGTATGCATACAACGGCAGTCCCTGCCCCAGTAGCGCGTACACCTGAATTGCTTCAGGGTCTTGCGATAACGGCTCCGGCTGGAGGAACCTCCCTGGCTTAGGATTGTAGTATCGCGCGCGGAAATAGTAGAGCCCAGTGCCATCGTCCTCTCGCCCTGCGAATGTCTGTGCGCTGGTTCCGGCAGTCCCGGTGTAGGCTGCTTCTCCATAGGGTTCGTAGGTGTACTCTGTTGCAAGCGTACCCAGTGCATCGGTGAGGGCGATTGTTGAGCTAACAGCCCCTAACAAATGTCAGAGCTGAGGCGGCGCAGCCGCATGATGCAGCAGCCGAGGACGAGGAATCCGAAGTGGACGTCGTCCCTGCGTTCGTCGCGGACTCGAAGTCGGCGGAGCTGGTTCTTCCAGGCCAGGGAGCGGTAGCGCCCCAGTCGCTCCTTGGATTCAACGCCCGGACGCGCAATGCGAGGAGTGATGCCGCGCAGGCGCAGACCACGTCGGTTTCTCCTCGATGCGTAGGCCTTCTGACCATGCAGTTTCCCAGGACGGAGCCGGCGCTGGCCCGACGGCGTCCTCACCGCGGGCACGGAGTCGAGGAGCGGGAAAGTTCGTGGGTGTCGTGCACATTGGCTGCAGTCACGGATTCAGTGAGCGGCAGGCCGTGGGCGTCTACGAGAAGATGATGCTTGCTACCCGCCTTCTCTCTTTCCGTCGGGTTTGGGCCTGTGAGGGCCCCCTTTTTGACGCCCGGACGGACGAGGAGTCGATGGAGGCCCGGGAGAAGTCGACCTTGCCGCGCA
It encodes the following:
- a CDS encoding RHS repeat-associated core domain-containing protein, which gives rise to MLGAVSSTIALTDALGTLATEYTYEPYGEAAYTGTAGTSAQTFAGREDDGTGLYYFRARYYNPKPGRFLQPEPLSQDPEAIQVYALLGQGLPLYAYASNNPLTYNDPMEENPVAVAIAGAAVGGPIGAAVGAAVGYCATHPGACPWIPMPWDPPADDISQNPPVPPGACPMGKGERGFSGNSHQTNNPLKQTHPTPD
- a CDS encoding helix-turn-helix domain-containing protein, producing MSSKHAHHAMHLMLCRTGTLSIRVDSAKKDARAAGVLVGPDVPHALDARGAEVILLFVEPESHDGLRLRASLTESVRLFDEAARDALLSSLPREGPIPHADIGPWMESTLEALAGPSTTNAPRMHPRVRKLLRHLRSDPAPEDTSLEALAEVAGLSSGRLMHAFTESTGVPLRPYLLWLRLQRAAGAIASGRTAGEAAHAAGFSDSAHLTRTFRRMFGTTPSFLQRRSQFVQAQAKAPDAS
- a CDS encoding tetratricopeptide repeat protein encodes the protein MDIAAMERAWDLEDVPDMPRRALFHAYLVAARAGRIEAMTNVGLHLMYGDGVQRDAGQALRWLKKAVAQGDSVAAFNLGLFYEQGTQIRKNRRLAENWYRRAVAIGLSEAQSNLANLLFASPIPSQWAEAVILYRASARRGSAAAIYSLATAYEQGKGVKQSLERAIRLYEKAANLEDVNAQCTLGWLLLNGARGSPDYLGAIRWYQRAAKQGSTSAFFSLGQIYSEGLGVPKSKTRAVQHFRSAASAGHSKAAERLRQLGEPL